One Misgurnus anguillicaudatus chromosome 19, ASM2758022v2, whole genome shotgun sequence genomic region harbors:
- the sco1 gene encoding protein SCO1 homolog, mitochondrial, giving the protein MLYVRTMGLTAGLSVQSLRCQMFRSLCVSKCYNSHYFNTRAAYTCVVPARTNRPFRTCWTAPCVSHMMNIRTLSTLPPPPSSGQNKSSNRKSGPVTWKSLAITFALGGGLLLAMKYFKREKEEMIERERIKSMGKPALGGPFNLVDHNNKPTKSEDFLGQWVLIYFGFTHCPDICPDELEKMIEVVDEIDRIKTLPNLTPILITIDPDRDTPEAMSAYVKEFSPKLIGLTGTTAQIDQVSRAYRVYYSQGPKDEDNDYIVDHTIIMYLVGPDGQFLDYFGQNKRSSEISASIASHMRKYKQGK; this is encoded by the exons ATGTTATATGTCAGGACTATGGGTTTGACAGCGGGTTTAAGTGTACAGAGTTTAAGGTGTCAGATGTTTAGATCACTGTGTGTCAGTAAATGTTATAACTCACATTACTTTAACACAAGAGCAGCTTACACATGCGTGGTGCCGGCACGCACCAACAGACCG TTTAGGACGTGTTGGACAGCACCATGTGTATCCCATATGATGAACATAAGGACACTGTCCACTTTACCTCCACCACCCTCATCTGGACAGAACAAATCCAGCAACAGGAAATCTGGC CCTGTTACTTGGAAATCTCTTGCTATTACATTTGCATTGGGAGGAGGTCTACTTCTTGCCATGAAATACTtcaagagagaaaaagaggaaA TGATTGAGAGAGAAAGAATCAAATCAATGGGAAAACCAGCACTTGGTGGTCCATTCAATCTGGTAGACCACAACAATAAACCCACAAAGAGCGAAGATTTCCTCGGCCAGTGGGTGCTGATCTATTTCGGTTTTACACACTGTCCAGATATTTGTCCTGATGAGCTGGAGAAAATGATCGAAGTCGTAGATGAGATAG ACAGAATTAAGACTCTTCCGAATTTAACACCAATCCTCATAACAATTGATCCTGATAGAGACACACCAGAGGCAATGTCAGCATATGTCAAAG AATTTTCTCCCAAGCTGATTGGATTAACAGGCACGACTGCTCAAATTGATCAAGTGTCCAGAGCCTACAGAGTGTACTACAGCCAGGGCCCTAAAGATGAAGACAACGACTACATA GTCGATCACACCATCATAATGTACCTGGTGGGACCTGATGGCCAATTTCTGGATTATTTTGGACAGAACAAGAGATCTTCGGAGATCTCTGCCTCCATTGCATCTCACATGAGGAAGTATAAACAGGGAAAGTGA